From Hippoglossus stenolepis isolate QCI-W04-F060 chromosome 6, HSTE1.2, whole genome shotgun sequence, a single genomic window includes:
- the LOC118111073 gene encoding deoxyribonuclease gamma isoform X1 produces the protein MTVSCSDVNSAMRWRSSCRPLLLLLSFLTLLVGRETVSGFRICSYNVDNFNLAKASNYRLVHTLTRVVHRCDICLLQDVVDPDGKVVRTLLSAINRESHRYDNYVYQSVSSKGLGRSVGDKKKYVFIYRTETVNVADQHQYETKPPTFAREPFAVQFQSRTTVIKKFILVPVHTDPPQAVQEIDRLYNVFEKVREKWNSTNVMFLGDFHAACAHMNRSDKKKIRLFTNTNFTWLIGDKVDTTVSEDTSCAYDRIVVYGKPFLKAISPTSVKVYDFGKELKLKKSKVSDLSDHFPVEVELKSSALINSAALLLQATPLLILLSASAIVYFFL, from the exons ATGACTGTTTCCTGCAGTGACGTAAA TTCAGCCATGAGGTGGCGCTCTTCTTgtcgtcctctcctcctcctcctctctttcctcaccCTCTTGGTCGGGAGAGAAACGGTGTCAGGATTCAGGATCTGCTCGTACAACGTCGACAATTTCAACCTCGCGAAAGCTTCAAACTACAGACTGGTCCACACTCTGACCAgg GTGGTGCATCGCTGTGACATCTGTCTCCTGCAGGACGTGGTCGATCCCGACGGGAAAGTCGTGAGGACCCTACTGTCTGCCATCAACAG GGAATCTCACAG GTATGACAACTACGTCTACCAGTCAGTGTCCAGCAAAGGTCTTGGAAGGTCTGTGGGCGACAAGAAGAAGTACGTCTTCATctacag GACAGAGACGGTGAACGTGGCGGACCAGCATCAGTACGAGACCAAACCGCCGACCTTCGCCAGAGAACCGTTTGCTGTTCAGTTCCAAAGCCGGACGACGG TGATCAAGAAATTCATTTTGGTGCCTGTCCACACGGATCCGCCGCAGGCCGTCCAGGAGATCGACCGACTGTACAACGTCTTTGAGAAAGTCCGTGAGAAGTGGAACAGCACG aatGTGATGTTCCTGGGAGATTTTCACGCCGCCTGCGCCCACATGAACCGAAGCGACAAGAAGAAGATCAGACTGTTCACCAACACAAATTTCACTTGGCTGATCGGAGACAAAGTGGACACGACCGTCTCAGAAGACACCAGCTGTGCATATGACag GATCGTGGTTTATGGGAAACCTTTCCTGAAGGCGATCAGTCCGACTTCTGTGAAGGTCTACGACTTCGGAAAGGAGCTGAAACTCAAGAAGTCCAAG GTGAGTGATCTGAGCGACCACTTCCCTGTGGAGGTGGAACTAAAGAGCTCCGCCCTAATAAACAGCGCCGCCCTGCTCCTTCAGGCCACGCCCCTACTGATCCTCCTCAGCGCCTCTGCCATCGTCTACTTCTTCCTGTGA
- the LOC118111073 gene encoding deoxyribonuclease-1 isoform X2 — MTVSCSDVNSAMRWRSSCRPLLLLLSFLTLLVGRETVSGFRICSYNVDNFNLAKASNYRLVHTLTRVVHRCDICLLQDVVDPDGKVVRTLLSAINRYDNYVYQSVSSKGLGRSVGDKKKYVFIYRTETVNVADQHQYETKPPTFAREPFAVQFQSRTTVIKKFILVPVHTDPPQAVQEIDRLYNVFEKVREKWNSTNVMFLGDFHAACAHMNRSDKKKIRLFTNTNFTWLIGDKVDTTVSEDTSCAYDRIVVYGKPFLKAISPTSVKVYDFGKELKLKKSKVSDLSDHFPVEVELKSSALINSAALLLQATPLLILLSASAIVYFFL, encoded by the exons ATGACTGTTTCCTGCAGTGACGTAAA TTCAGCCATGAGGTGGCGCTCTTCTTgtcgtcctctcctcctcctcctctctttcctcaccCTCTTGGTCGGGAGAGAAACGGTGTCAGGATTCAGGATCTGCTCGTACAACGTCGACAATTTCAACCTCGCGAAAGCTTCAAACTACAGACTGGTCCACACTCTGACCAgg GTGGTGCATCGCTGTGACATCTGTCTCCTGCAGGACGTGGTCGATCCCGACGGGAAAGTCGTGAGGACCCTACTGTCTGCCATCAACAG GTATGACAACTACGTCTACCAGTCAGTGTCCAGCAAAGGTCTTGGAAGGTCTGTGGGCGACAAGAAGAAGTACGTCTTCATctacag GACAGAGACGGTGAACGTGGCGGACCAGCATCAGTACGAGACCAAACCGCCGACCTTCGCCAGAGAACCGTTTGCTGTTCAGTTCCAAAGCCGGACGACGG TGATCAAGAAATTCATTTTGGTGCCTGTCCACACGGATCCGCCGCAGGCCGTCCAGGAGATCGACCGACTGTACAACGTCTTTGAGAAAGTCCGTGAGAAGTGGAACAGCACG aatGTGATGTTCCTGGGAGATTTTCACGCCGCCTGCGCCCACATGAACCGAAGCGACAAGAAGAAGATCAGACTGTTCACCAACACAAATTTCACTTGGCTGATCGGAGACAAAGTGGACACGACCGTCTCAGAAGACACCAGCTGTGCATATGACag GATCGTGGTTTATGGGAAACCTTTCCTGAAGGCGATCAGTCCGACTTCTGTGAAGGTCTACGACTTCGGAAAGGAGCTGAAACTCAAGAAGTCCAAG GTGAGTGATCTGAGCGACCACTTCCCTGTGGAGGTGGAACTAAAGAGCTCCGCCCTAATAAACAGCGCCGCCCTGCTCCTTCAGGCCACGCCCCTACTGATCCTCCTCAGCGCCTCTGCCATCGTCTACTTCTTCCTGTGA
- the hm13 gene encoding minor histocompatibility antigen H13 isoform X3, which yields MSEAQTAPASAPEAAAAAVLEALNSTDSNGTEALNATAKFVASPEGTALAYGSLVLMALLPIFFGALRSVSCSKSKNAADMPETITSRDAARFPIIASCTLFGLYLFFKVFSQEYINMLLSIYFFALGVLALSHTMSPLMTRIFPTSIPNKQFQLLFTQGSGESKEEIVNYEFDTKNLVCLVISSVVGVWYVLKKHWIANNLFGLAFALNGVELLHLNNVSTGCILLWGLFVYDVFWVFGTNVMVTVAKSFEAPIKLVFPQDLLEKGLGASNFAMLGLGDIVIPGIFIALLLRFDVSLKKNSRTYFYSSFLAYIFGLGLTIFVMHTFKHAQPALLYLVPACVGFPVVVALVKGELTEMFSYESSEDVLPGSPRLTSFPTVSGSPASLASSMDAISMATGSSPRHRRSQPDSM from the exons ATGTCTGAGGCACAAACAGCCCCGGCCTCGGCCCCGGAGGCCGCGGCCGCCGCGGTGCTGGAGGCCCTGAACTCCACCGACTCCAACGGGACCGAGGCGCTCAACGCGACGGCGAAGTTCGTGGCCAGCCCGGAGGGCACGGCGCTGGCGTACGGCAGCCTGGTGCTCATGGCGCTGCTGCCCATCTTCTTCGGAGCCCTGCGCTCCGTCAGCTGCTCCAAGTCCAAG aATGCAGCAGACATGCCAGAAACCATCACCAGTCGCGATGCGGCGCGGTTTCCCATCATCGCCAGCTGCACCTTGTTTGGCCTGTACCTCTTTTTCAAG GTGTTTTCTCAAGAGTACATCAACATGCTGCTGTCCATCTACTTCTTCGCGCTGGGCGTCCTGGCTCTGTCTCACACTATGAG TCCGCTGATGACCAGGATCTTTCCAACATCGAtaccaaacaaacagtttcagCTGCTCTTCACTCAGGGCTCCGGAGAGTCCAAAGAGG AAATTGTCAACTATGAGTTTGACACCAAGAACCTGGTGTGTCTGGTCATCAGCAGCGTGGTCGGAGTCTGGTACGTGCTCAAGAAG cacTGGATAGCCAATAACCTCTTCGGCCTGGCCTTCGCCCTGAACGGCGTGGAGCTGCTCCACCTGAACAACGTCAGCACCGGCTGCATCCTGCTCTGGGGCCTGTTTGTCTACGATGTGTTCTGG GTGTTCGGGACCAACGTCATGGTAACGGTCGCCAAGTCCTTTGAAGCACCAATCAAAC TGGTGTTTCCTCAGGATCTGCTGGAGAAAGGTCTCGGTGCCAGTAACTTCGCCATGCTGGGTCTGGGTGACATCGTCATCCCTGGTATCTTCATCGCTCtgctgctgcgcttcgacgTCAG CCTGAAGAAGAACAGCAGGACGTATTTCTACTCCAGTTTCCTGGCCTACATCTTTGGACTGGGCCTCACCATCTTCGTCATGCACACCTTTAAACACGCACAG CCCGCTCTGCTCTACCTGGTCCCCGCCTGCGTCGGCTTTCCCGTCGTCGTAGCTCTGGTCAAAGGAGAGCTCACGGAGATGTTCAG CTATGAGTCGTCAGAGGACGTTCTCCCCGGCTCTCCCAGACTCACTTCCTTCCCAACTGTCAGCGGCTCGCCCGCCAGCCTGGCTAGCTCCATGGATGCCATCTCTATGGCGACAGGCTCCTCCCCCCGCCACCGCCGGTCACAGCCCGACTCCATGTAG
- the snx21 gene encoding sorting nexin-21, with the protein MASRLLDRLKRSLFKDVHWAVTEQEAGDTQEVEEFDEDRLEAELAEEEECVTDRLGGTLSFDSAAGGGGLEESGEGEGHDSDSDFLGESMEEGLSSTDASPVGASPVGPSPSALLTRQLQESWRNMCRLDGGSPVPSGRRLMDDLLFEVTDASVMQDGSSKYVLYTIHVTQTGGSDKTPAVITRRYSDFQRLHATLRRYHSDLMDRVCFPRKKLRRNFAAETIARRSRAFEQYLSHLCSLPTLRGALCVRQFFYLSDLQTGQLLIRVGRYQEALGPLLNAKRLQQKLGWASYYDVQAQAPPPASSHWFFTLVGLSCCFQEVDQLEEAGDHCDHALRVLTPADPQTDDQDKPIPQTVAPRPHIDRPHPLLLPLLRAVVRLLWQTGKDKRQWEELLQQLEEQWAGLDNQPTMIEFLVKHNLQEGEVGGLA; encoded by the exons ATGGCTTCCCGGCTGCTGGATCGTCTGAAACGCTCGCTGTTCAAAGATGTTCACTGGGCAGTAACGGAACAGGaagcaggagacacacaggaagtggaggagttTGATGAGGATCGGTTGGAGGCGGAactggcggaggaggaggagtgtgtgactGATCGCCTTGGGGGGACTCTGTCCTTCGACAgcgcagcaggaggaggaggactggagGAAAGTGGCGAGGGCGAGGGGCATGACAGTGACTCCGACTTCCTGGGAGAGTCGATGGAGGAGGGGCTCAGCAGCACAG ACGCCAGTCCTGTCGGCGCTTCACCGGTCGGCCCCTCCCCCTCCGCCCTGCTGACACGGCAGCTTCAGGAGAGCTGGAGGAACATGTGCCGACTCGATGGAGGAAGTCCCGTCCCCTCGGGAAGACGGCTGATGGATGACTTGTTGTTTGAGGTTACGGACGCCAGTGTGATGCAGGACGGCTCCTCAAAGTACGTG CTGTACACCATCCACGTGACCCAGACCGGTGGCAGCGATAAGACGCCCGCTGTAATCACTCGCCGCTACTCCGATTTTCAGCGCCTTCATGCCACGCTGCGGCGTTATCATTCAGACCTGATGGATCGTGTATGTTTTCCAC GTAAGAAGCTGCGGAGGAACTTCGCGGCGGAGACGATCGCCAGGCGCAGCCGGGCCTTTGAACAGTatctgtctcacctgtgttcACTGCCCACCCTGCGGGGGGCGCTCTGCGTGCGACAGTTCTTCTACCTGAGCGACCTGCAGACTGGGCAGCTGCTCATCAG GGTGGGACGTTACCAGGAGGCACTGGGTCCGCTGCTCAACGCCAAGAGACTGCAACAGAAACTGGGCTGGGCCAGTTACTACGACGTCCAGGCTCAGGCCCCGCCCCCGGCCTCCTCCCATTGGTTCTTCACTCTGGTGGGGCTGTCGTGCTGTTTCCAAGAAGTGGACCagctggaggaggcgggggATCACTGTGACCACGCCCTCCGTGTGCTGACGCCCGCTGACCCTCAAACTGACGACCAGGACAAGCCCATCCCACAGACTGTTGCACCCCGCCCACACATTGACAGGCCACACCCCCTCCTGTTACCGTTGCTGAGGGCGGTCGTTCGGCTTCTGTGGCAGACGGGAAAAGACAAACGGCAGTGGGAGGAGCttttgcagcagctggaggagcaatGGGCGGGGCTAGACAATCAGCCAACCATGATAGAGTTTCTGGTAAAACACAACCTGCAagagggtgaggtgggggggttAGCGTGA
- the LOC118111069 gene encoding uncharacterized protein LOC118111069, which yields MGCRFTRIKAKTREPPPPRHREELHYVDEYGQPITVQVEGRRGRGDRRRRSRCANECSAPTERHWEALRAMGLMEGEEGQGDAYSAGPYYGHMTVSPDLYSANSRMMIPPDVYAHSGYLPRSSNDQHPGNSYLPTVSYSLDHLDRLDYQVAPEMSPYQPNSESCLIGCYNTEEMEPKNFPRQSDYPHPWRPDRPFGYLPLSELDSGLGCGPDSPDHRMALSEAETDAMSSLPGHTASSQGSSSSSESLTSSEPSDSGFHSVSTGEHRRLHKIQGSHGHRQSHHLRTGHSPREQRGRWDLESIPETTQMSHPGAPLASRCTVGNSTTTTVHFHRAERSPTRHRSPASPSIGCHTEPCQRRALWLEQQQGRGGTIEAPGRSRTIQDLTEGQRARRASHPNVTDPNTLSDKLENNQPGTASNTLGPRSRASYPSNCHPTSHLSTDRTSLTNHQNSLRTSQGSIRSREEDSLSKSPGSGSSGASDWRGFQTLGSRSGNLKGSVPFYSTLGAPQRRPHSPPSPRSRLSNQKSVRNQLLRARAYRLARERSEVTTDEEVRGDGRRQREDEGEDGRLMGRYCSRTERRRHLAQSRQHRERRGGEELAGGVQGSLSSQTVLELSHMKQNRLRNRKLLDDWTTVEELLTHGTRVESDSQLCPSPLLSVTTV from the exons GCCAAGACTCGAGAGCCTCCTCCCCCCCGACACAGGGAGGAGCTGCACTATGTGGACGAGTATGGCCAGCCAATCACCGTGCAGGTAGAAGGGAGACGGGGACGTGGTGACAGGAGGCGCCGCTCCCGTTGTGCCAATGAGTGCAGCGCTCCGACAGAACGGCACTGGGAGGCCCTGAGAGCCATGGgattgatggagggagaggaaggtcAGGGAGACGCCTACAGCGCAGG GCCCTACTATGGTCACATGACCGTGTCACCTGACCTTTACTCGGCCAATAGTCGCATGATGATTCCTCCTGATGTCTACGCTCACAGCGGCTACCTGCCCAGGTCTTCAAACGACCAGCATCCGGGGAACAGCTACCTGCCGACCGTCTCCTACAGCTTAGACCACCTGGACAGACTCGACTACCAGGTG GCTCCAGAGATGTCGCCCTACCAGCCGAACTCAGAGAGCTGTCTGATTGGCTGCTACAACACTGAAGAGATGGAGCCAAAGAATTTCCCCAGACAG TCTGACTATCCTCATCCCTGGCGGCCTGATCGTCCTTTCGGATACCTTCCACTTAGTGAGCTTGACAGCGGGCTAGGTTGTGGACCCGATAGCCCCGACCACCGGATGGCGCTCTCTGAGGCCGAGACGGACGCCATGTCATCGCTGCCAGGCCACACCGCTTCCTCCCaaggctcctcctcttcctcagaatCCCTAACCTCCTCTGAACCCAGCGACTCTGGCTTCCACAGCGTCAGCACCGGGGAACACAGGCGGCTGCACAAAATTCAAGGGAGCCACGGCCATCGGCAGTCTCATCATCTCCGCACAGGCCACTCCCCTCGAGAGCAGAGAGGACGCTGGGATTTGGAGTCCATCCCTGAAACAACTCAGATGAGTCACCCTGGAGCCCCACTCGCTTCTCGCTGCACAGTGGGTAACAGCACAACCACAACAGTTCACTTCCACAGAGCTGAGCGGAGTCCCACCCGCCACCGATCACCAGCCTCCCCCTCCATCG GTTGCCATACTGAGCCCTGCCAACGGAGAGCGCTATggttggagcagcagcagggaagaGGTGGGACGATAGAAGCTCCGGGCCGGAGTCGAACGATACAAGATTTGACTGAGGGACAGCGCGCCCGCAGGGCCAGTCACCCGAATGTGACAGATCCAAACACTCTGAGTGACAAACTCGAGAACAACCAGCCAGGTACAGCCAGCAACACTCTGGGGCCAAGGAGCAGGGCCAGTTATCCCAGTAACTGCCACCCCACCAGTCACCTCAGTACAGACAGAACCAGTCTCACCAATCATCAGAACTCGTTGAGAACCAGCCAAGGCTCCATtcggagcagagaggaggactcCCTCTCCAAGAGTCCTGGATCTGGCTCCAGTGGAGCCTCAGACTGGCGAGGCTTTCAGACCCTTGGGAGTCGCTCAGGCAACCTTAAAGGTTCTGTTCCTTTTTACAGCACACTGGGTGCACCACAGCGGAGGCCTcactctcccccctctccccgcTCCAGACTGTCCAATCAGAAGTCAGTCAGGAATCAGCTGCTCAGAGCCCGAGCTTACCGCCTGGCTAGGGAGCGCAGTGAGGTCACAACAGATGAGGAGGTGCGAGGAGACGGGCGGAGACAAcgggaggatgaaggagaggacGGCAGATTGATGGGTCGATACTGTAGCCGGACGGAAAGGAGACGTCACCTGGCGCAGTCACGGCAGcacagggagagaagaggaggggaggagctgGCCGGAGGCGTTCAGGGGTCACTGTCGTCTCAGACGGTGCTGGAGCTGAGCCACATGAAGCAGAACCGGCTGAGGAACAGAAAACTGCTCGATGATTGGACAACAGTGGAGGAGCTCCTGACTCATGGGACCCGAGTGGAGAGTGACAGTCAGCTCTGTCCCAGCCCTCTGTTATCGGTTACTACTGTCTGA
- the hm13 gene encoding minor histocompatibility antigen H13 isoform X1, giving the protein MSEAQTAPASAPEAAAAAVLEALNSTDSNGTEALNATAKFVASPEGTALAYGSLVLMALLPIFFGALRSVSCSKSKELGDNDNDSGFRNAADMPETITSRDAARFPIIASCTLFGLYLFFKVFSQEYINMLLSIYFFALGVLALSHTMSPLMTRIFPTSIPNKQFQLLFTQGSGESKEEIVNYEFDTKNLVCLVISSVVGVWYVLKKHWIANNLFGLAFALNGVELLHLNNVSTGCILLWGLFVYDVFWVFGTNVMVTVAKSFEAPIKLVFPQDLLEKGLGASNFAMLGLGDIVIPGIFIALLLRFDVSLKKNSRTYFYSSFLAYIFGLGLTIFVMHTFKHAQPALLYLVPACVGFPVVVALVKGELTEMFRYEETPPEEEEEAAAVANGDSPESEKKDQ; this is encoded by the exons ATGTCTGAGGCACAAACAGCCCCGGCCTCGGCCCCGGAGGCCGCGGCCGCCGCGGTGCTGGAGGCCCTGAACTCCACCGACTCCAACGGGACCGAGGCGCTCAACGCGACGGCGAAGTTCGTGGCCAGCCCGGAGGGCACGGCGCTGGCGTACGGCAGCCTGGTGCTCATGGCGCTGCTGCCCATCTTCTTCGGAGCCCTGCGCTCCGTCAGCTGCTCCAAGTCCAAG GAGCTCGGTGACAATGATAACGATTCTGGGTTCAGA aATGCAGCAGACATGCCAGAAACCATCACCAGTCGCGATGCGGCGCGGTTTCCCATCATCGCCAGCTGCACCTTGTTTGGCCTGTACCTCTTTTTCAAG GTGTTTTCTCAAGAGTACATCAACATGCTGCTGTCCATCTACTTCTTCGCGCTGGGCGTCCTGGCTCTGTCTCACACTATGAG TCCGCTGATGACCAGGATCTTTCCAACATCGAtaccaaacaaacagtttcagCTGCTCTTCACTCAGGGCTCCGGAGAGTCCAAAGAGG AAATTGTCAACTATGAGTTTGACACCAAGAACCTGGTGTGTCTGGTCATCAGCAGCGTGGTCGGAGTCTGGTACGTGCTCAAGAAG cacTGGATAGCCAATAACCTCTTCGGCCTGGCCTTCGCCCTGAACGGCGTGGAGCTGCTCCACCTGAACAACGTCAGCACCGGCTGCATCCTGCTCTGGGGCCTGTTTGTCTACGATGTGTTCTGG GTGTTCGGGACCAACGTCATGGTAACGGTCGCCAAGTCCTTTGAAGCACCAATCAAAC TGGTGTTTCCTCAGGATCTGCTGGAGAAAGGTCTCGGTGCCAGTAACTTCGCCATGCTGGGTCTGGGTGACATCGTCATCCCTGGTATCTTCATCGCTCtgctgctgcgcttcgacgTCAG CCTGAAGAAGAACAGCAGGACGTATTTCTACTCCAGTTTCCTGGCCTACATCTTTGGACTGGGCCTCACCATCTTCGTCATGCACACCTTTAAACACGCACAG CCCGCTCTGCTCTACCTGGTCCCCGCCTGCGTCGGCTTTCCCGTCGTCGTAGCTCTGGTCAAAGGAGAGCTCACGGAGATGTTCAG gtACGAGGAGACGCCacccgaggaggaggaggaggcggcggcggtggcTAATGGCGACTCGCCAGAGTCAGAGAAGAAGGACCAATAA
- the hm13 gene encoding minor histocompatibility antigen H13 isoform X2, which translates to MSEAQTAPASAPEAAAAAVLEALNSTDSNGTEALNATAKFVASPEGTALAYGSLVLMALLPIFFGALRSVSCSKSKNAADMPETITSRDAARFPIIASCTLFGLYLFFKVFSQEYINMLLSIYFFALGVLALSHTMSPLMTRIFPTSIPNKQFQLLFTQGSGESKEEIVNYEFDTKNLVCLVISSVVGVWYVLKKHWIANNLFGLAFALNGVELLHLNNVSTGCILLWGLFVYDVFWVFGTNVMVTVAKSFEAPIKLVFPQDLLEKGLGASNFAMLGLGDIVIPGIFIALLLRFDVSLKKNSRTYFYSSFLAYIFGLGLTIFVMHTFKHAQPALLYLVPACVGFPVVVALVKGELTEMFRYEETPPEEEEEAAAVANGDSPESEKKDQ; encoded by the exons ATGTCTGAGGCACAAACAGCCCCGGCCTCGGCCCCGGAGGCCGCGGCCGCCGCGGTGCTGGAGGCCCTGAACTCCACCGACTCCAACGGGACCGAGGCGCTCAACGCGACGGCGAAGTTCGTGGCCAGCCCGGAGGGCACGGCGCTGGCGTACGGCAGCCTGGTGCTCATGGCGCTGCTGCCCATCTTCTTCGGAGCCCTGCGCTCCGTCAGCTGCTCCAAGTCCAAG aATGCAGCAGACATGCCAGAAACCATCACCAGTCGCGATGCGGCGCGGTTTCCCATCATCGCCAGCTGCACCTTGTTTGGCCTGTACCTCTTTTTCAAG GTGTTTTCTCAAGAGTACATCAACATGCTGCTGTCCATCTACTTCTTCGCGCTGGGCGTCCTGGCTCTGTCTCACACTATGAG TCCGCTGATGACCAGGATCTTTCCAACATCGAtaccaaacaaacagtttcagCTGCTCTTCACTCAGGGCTCCGGAGAGTCCAAAGAGG AAATTGTCAACTATGAGTTTGACACCAAGAACCTGGTGTGTCTGGTCATCAGCAGCGTGGTCGGAGTCTGGTACGTGCTCAAGAAG cacTGGATAGCCAATAACCTCTTCGGCCTGGCCTTCGCCCTGAACGGCGTGGAGCTGCTCCACCTGAACAACGTCAGCACCGGCTGCATCCTGCTCTGGGGCCTGTTTGTCTACGATGTGTTCTGG GTGTTCGGGACCAACGTCATGGTAACGGTCGCCAAGTCCTTTGAAGCACCAATCAAAC TGGTGTTTCCTCAGGATCTGCTGGAGAAAGGTCTCGGTGCCAGTAACTTCGCCATGCTGGGTCTGGGTGACATCGTCATCCCTGGTATCTTCATCGCTCtgctgctgcgcttcgacgTCAG CCTGAAGAAGAACAGCAGGACGTATTTCTACTCCAGTTTCCTGGCCTACATCTTTGGACTGGGCCTCACCATCTTCGTCATGCACACCTTTAAACACGCACAG CCCGCTCTGCTCTACCTGGTCCCCGCCTGCGTCGGCTTTCCCGTCGTCGTAGCTCTGGTCAAAGGAGAGCTCACGGAGATGTTCAG gtACGAGGAGACGCCacccgaggaggaggaggaggcggcggcggtggcTAATGGCGACTCGCCAGAGTCAGAGAAGAAGGACCAATAA